The following nucleotide sequence is from Gemmatimonadota bacterium.
TTGTTGACAATCAGCCGATAAGACGCTCCCGAATCGCGGATCTTGCGCGCCATAATTGCGTCGTAATCCGTAGGTCCAGTCTGTGCATCAACCACAAAAAGCAACAGGTCTGCCTCCCCCAGAGCAAGTTCGACTTGTCGGGAAACCAGATCGGCGATTATCTCGTCAGAATTGGGTACATATCCACCCGTATCCACCAGCGTGAAAGTTCTGCCATTCCAGGTACACTGTGCATAGTTGCGATCGCGCGTGACACCGGGAAAGTCATCCACTACAGCTTTGCGCTCGCCAATCAGCCGGTTAAAGAGTGTTGACTTCCCGACATTTGGCCGCCCCACAATTGCCACGACGCCCATTGCCTAATTCTCCATCTGATGTGACGAAATATACGGATGCGCCACAACCTCACTGCCTGCACCCACAAAAGCAGATACACCACCGACGGCATTTTGAATGGTCTCCACCATATCGTAAGTGCCCACAACAGCCCGACACCCCACCTTTTGCTCCAGGTCTTTGAGCAATAAATCATCTAAAAATAATCCATTGTGATTCAGGCAGTTGGGAGGTAAAAGAACAGTCTCATCGCTTCTGATACGGGCATCTATAAGTGCGCGACCAATATCGTTGCCCGACAGCAATCCAGAAACTGTTATTCCTTCTCCAAGAAAGTGATTGACCACAGGTACAACACGGGCATCAATCCACGAGATTTGGTTCAAACGTTTGACCATTGTATCCAAAAAATGCATCCCCAGCATACCCGTTACGAGTACAAAGCGCTGCGGTGGCAATGCCAAATTATCGAGTTCTTCAATCCGATTCTCAAATCCATCTATAAAGCGGCGAACCATGCCGATTCCGTTTTCGACAAGCGGAAATCCATCGTATTCAGACCGCAGCGGCACAGACTGGCCCGTCAACAAATACATTTCATCGCCCAAATATACAAAGCGCGTGCCCAGGCGTTTTTTAAACATATCCTGCCATGCTGTTATCTCGCGGATTGCCATAGCAGCATCGGTGTGTGTTACGGGATTCAACCTGGGAAGATTTTTGCGAAATTTAGTCAATCCCAGTGGCACAACACCCAGGGATTCAACGCGCGGATGCCGCGCTGCAAGATCAAAAACCGTCTGTTTGAGTGCCCGACCATCATTAATACCCGGGCACAAGACCACTTGTGCGTGCATCTGAATCCCATGTTTGCCCAGAATATCAATCCGATCCAAAACAGGTGTTGCCCGCCCGCGACCGAGCAATTCCGCTCGCAATTTGGGATCCGTGGCGTGAACCGAGATGTACATTGGGCTCAATTTCTGGTCAATAATGCGCTGAAATTCATCCTCAGACAGGTTTGTCAGTGTGACATAAGCCCCGTGTAAAAAAGACAAGCGATAGTCGTCATCCTGGTAATACAGGGTCTTGCGCAGACCTTTGGGCATTTGATGCAAAAAGCAAAAAACACACTTGTTATCACACTTGAGAATGGGCATATCTTCAAAATCCACGCCCAAATCGTCTTCAATATCTTTTTCAATTTCAAATAAAAATCGATCCTCGCCTCGCCGCACTGTGGCCGACACGTCTTCTTCGCCCATGTAAAAACGGTAATCAATGGGATCGCGCACGGGGTGTCCATTGATGGTTTCTACGACATCGCCGCGCTGCAACCCAATTGCATCTCCAATCCCATCGGGATGTACCAAACGGATTTGCAAACCGGTATCGACGCGTTCAACACTGCGCCGACCCTCGACCTGTGCCCCTCTTATAACATCCATTTCGATTCCAGTAATTGATTGCCAGACAATGCACTATTTCAATAACTTAGAAGTATTCCTGAATTGACAAAAACTTACGATAAAGCCAAAACAAGGTCAAGAGAAAAGCCGACTGACGCGATCTCCACATTTTTAATATCTGACAAGTTCAGAATATCTCTTTATCTTGGATATAGTCAAAATACACAGAGGAGAACATAGCCTATGTCCGCCCCCCCACGCATCTCAGTCATTATTCCAGTTTTTAACGAGCAAGATGCCATAGAAAAGGTAATTGGCGATATTCCCTGTCATTTGCCCACCGAAATCATCGTCGTCGATAATGGGTCAACCGACCAAACTGCAAAATTAGCCGCAGCAATGGGCGCACGCATTGTTCGAGAAAATCGCCGTGGATATGGTTCTGCCTGCCTCGCGGGCATAGCAGCAACCAATAATCCGGACATCGTCGTCTTTCTCGATGGTGACTACAGCGATCACCCCAACGAAATGCCAGACCTGATTGCACCCATCCTGGAAAACCGAGCCGATCTCGTGATTGGCTCTCGCGTTTTGGGCAATAGTGAACCCGGTGCGCTGATGATTCAGGCGCGTTTCGGCAACCGTCTGGCCACCAGCCTCATCAAAATCCTCTTTGGCGTATCCTACACGGATCTGGGACCCTTCCGGGCAATTCGCTATTGGGCACTCAGGGACTTAAATATGCAAGATAAAACCTTTGGATGGACAGTAGAAATGCAGGTCAAAGCAGCCAAAAAGGCGTTAAAAAT
It contains:
- a CDS encoding DUF512 domain-containing protein, which gives rise to MDVIRGAQVEGRRSVERVDTGLQIRLVHPDGIGDAIGLQRGDVVETINGHPVRDPIDYRFYMGEEDVSATVRRGEDRFLFEIEKDIEDDLGVDFEDMPILKCDNKCVFCFLHQMPKGLRKTLYYQDDDYRLSFLHGAYVTLTNLSEDEFQRIIDQKLSPMYISVHATDPKLRAELLGRGRATPVLDRIDILGKHGIQMHAQVVLCPGINDGRALKQTVFDLAARHPRVESLGVVPLGLTKFRKNLPRLNPVTHTDAAMAIREITAWQDMFKKRLGTRFVYLGDEMYLLTGQSVPLRSEYDGFPLVENGIGMVRRFIDGFENRIEELDNLALPPQRFVLVTGMLGMHFLDTMVKRLNQISWIDARVVPVVNHFLGEGITVSGLLSGNDIGRALIDARIRSDETVLLPPNCLNHNGLFLDDLLLKDLEQKVGCRAVVGTYDMVETIQNAVGGVSAFVGAGSEVVAHPYISSHQMEN
- a CDS encoding glycosyltransferase family 2 protein — encoded protein: MSAPPRISVIIPVFNEQDAIEKVIGDIPCHLPTEIIVVDNGSTDQTAKLAAAMGARIVRENRRGYGSACLAGIAATNNPDIVVFLDGDYSDHPNEMPDLIAPILENRADLVIGSRVLGNSEPGALMIQARFGNRLATSLIKILFGVSYTDLGPFRAIRYWALRDLNMQDKTFGWTVEMQVKAAKKALKIQEVPVSYRKRIGVSKITGTLKGTLKAGWKILFTIFKYWFTR